The DNA region caaatcataacatcaatacatgcttccacttcaaaaattcataactcaatgaaaacaaaaaagaaatggatgagaccaaaacagggaggtcctaacatgtgtctattacaagcatatcaaatttcatgatcatacaataccacatgagcatttctcaatcaatctaccaacatgtatcatatgagcttgcatatttggctaacagaaatgaaaaatcacaatcaaattgaaaatgcaatgtaaaattccacaaaaattcacaaagcatcttaacatgttaattaaccagcatgcaaaatttcatttcattccaACAAGTATAGATCAATCAATTAAATCCAGAAAATTAtcatcaagaggtgtgacacaaattgtcacacctaagttccaaaattcatatctcaatgatcaggtatcaaaaactcatgaaatttacatataaatgaacatcagccagtcaacaatcatcacaaaaattttcaagaatttattttacactatgagcatttcacaattaaaatggtaAAGTGTATCAAAATTGAGCACATATGAAACAAACCTAGGTCAAACAAAATtattaccaagcacaactttgaccaataggtcaaaaataatctacagtcaacaaggaagtcaaaggaaaaattctcatatttttctgaattttctacaattttttatgaattttttaaggtgttaatgaatttttgtgaattaattaaaattaattggAATTAGTAATGGCAGATTCGTAATTATGCatggcgggagcgggaaactTCATATTCAAATTTTCAAACCAAAAAATGGATCAAACACTCAAAAAAATCAGAAAATCTCTCTCTTCCTCACGCGTTTCCAGAAAAAATGAGAACATGAAGAACGTGAAATCATCACCAAAATCAGCAATCCGCatatggttggaaaggtcttctAACCTAGAATCCAAATACGAACCTAATTTAACCTAACTATGCCTACATCTCCTGAATCGATCATGTTAGGGTTTTAGATTGAAAATTCATTTCCAGATTTCGTAAGCTATGGTTCATCATTTGCTAAACTACAAGCATCACTACAATCTACATAACATGCTCTTCCAAACGCATATAATCATACAACAAATCTTGAGATTCGAATTTCTTTcaaacctggaatggcagtgtAATTTGAACCGTTCTTCGTGCTTTTCTCCCTCAAACAGATGTAGAAGGATGATGAGGAAGGTGATAGGTGCGTTCTGGTTCGATTGTAGTGGTCCCTAAAGCTTGCAATTCGAATTCACCATGGAAGAGGCAATGTTGAACAGTCACGATTCCAAGCTTCTTGCATTCCAATCTTCACAAACAGTtggagatgatgatgatatgAGTTGAATGCAAAAGGAAAATCGAGAATTGGTTGAGGAATCaagaagtttgatgaatttggaTCCAATGTGTTCTTGAGCAAACTTGAGAGAATGAAGAGGTTTTTGATCCAACTTTGGTAAATGTgaaattcagttatgattagaAAGTGTTTTGGTTTATATATGAATGCTTAATCACCAATTAATCATGTAATTAGCCAAGTTGGAAATGTTAGTGAAAATGCTAATTTTCAAAGTGAGGGCATAATTGGAATTTCCATaggacagctcatgccacctcaatgacagctcacacactctctaaatgacatgtgtgagctgttgcaacttgtcccactcccattggatgtgtaatttgcattttcacatgtgtatggtttatgtccaaatttagccatttcatttttcaagccaattctcaaattacaaggcctatgcatgaagtgatgattccaacaaattttaaatgccattcatgaggtgtagcaaaaatccccactcaaaaattccaattattttgaaagttggacaattttgcccttggtccaatttaactgtccagttgaaaattgactttttgcattgaccatttttggaaaaatccaattatgcaccatgaaagtacatgtcaaatggagtttgtgcatataaagaacttgcaatttggacaaaccatgtggaaattatggcctcctgattatgggtcatttttgaaattcactgagccataattttccaaccatacatgggattttcaagttcttggactttttggaaaggtgagaacaagatctacaactttcatgttgaacaaattttcattttaagcttccttggacacgtggctttgaggtccaaaactttccatttctggaaacttcaattacaagtcactttctatttttggcagtttttgtcctgacttgattttcttcattcttaagccttgagatgtcaaataacacttgtcccaacatgaatgaagtgtatccaactcacttccacctccaaatccatcagatcatgcacagttgaccacagttgacttttcatctgacagatgaatcaggcaatgcatagatcaatctgagctccaatctccaactgaaatggctcaagggtgaaaccctagcctcaataagcacaatataatcatataatgaaccccaCATCCATCATAAAtctcatctcctgatccagccctgactggcccaatgcaactgattagggttgaccagtggtcaaaaccctaatctcaaggaatcttcttcaatcttctgatgacatccaatgatgatgatgatgatgtatcacttcaatcaagatgaagaccaataccctttgagcatcacaaaaaaccctaattcacagtccaatcctcagatggccaatgatcagtcagtaaaccctaggcttgcactttgacttcctcatcttctgatcaagacttgagaggatagcttgcacaatgtaaccacatgatatgcaatatgcaatgcttaatgacctaaaatgatatgtacaatgttagtcccaagagaggagggcaaattttgaggtgttacagtatCCAACTTAAATTCTTCAAGATCTTCTCTTCCCTATTTTTGGTCTGTTTAACTCTCTCTAGAATAATATCATAGCCCTTTTGTTTCTCTTTCTGACTCCTATTTATAATGTCCTGTTTTTTCTAATCTCGCTTAGCGAGCTTCCCTTCCTTCAGCATGACGTCTTCTTAAACCTCCTTTCTCAAACCGCTATGTCTTACTTAGCAAGAATTGGCTCGCTTAGCGAGCCTTCTCGCTTTCTCCTCACTAGATTGCGCTAAGCAAGATTGCTGATTTTGGAACTTGTGAACTCTCTGTCATGCCTCGCTTAGCGAGAGAGCTGATTTCTGCAATGTTGATCTTTCTAGTTGCTCTCGCCTAGAGCTTACTGGTCTCTCGCGGTGTCCAGTTCTCACTATGAGCTCGCTAGAGCTTGCAGGGTCTCTTCTCTCTTGCTTTGTGGTCAAAACCTTTTCCTTCGCACCAAAACcaataaaatgcataaaaatCAGGAGTAACATGTAAAAAACTCTTGCTATCACAACTAAACTCATATCTACTCCAATTATTGGAAATTTGATATTATAAACTTGCAAACCAAGTTATTAAGTGCCTAAATTAAATGCGTTTAATTACCATATTTTGACACCTATTAGTTTTTGACAAATAAAGCATTTTATCATTGATTTATCAAACCTCTTTAATTTGAACATCCCTATAGGATCACTTAATCATATTGAGACACTCAAGCCTTCACAATTATCATCAATATTTAAATCTTTCACCTTTGAAAATTATTTGAATCTCACAGTCGTTTGTACTTCATCCCAAGTAATAATACACTTCTTACCATGAAGAAGAATATCATTAAAGTACTCAATGGATCTGGATAATGACCTCAAAAATAGTAGAGCTTTTTTTCTCATCTTCAATCATCACCTAAATATTCTCAAGATCACCAATGATCTTGTGAAATTTTGTCATCTGATCCACTATGAATTTGTTCTCTAGCATTCAGAATGAGTATAGTTGTGCTTTTAGACAGAACCGGTGAGTCAAAGACTTGGTCATATACAATGATTTAAGTTTTATCCACATCGAAGTTGTAATCTTCTCCCTGTTGAATTCCCTTGGAACTTTATCCCCGACATATAAGATAATGACACTTTAGGCCTTATCCCACATCTCGGTCTTTTCTGCTTCTATTAGGCGTGTAGACATTGATGCCTCATCCTTCAATGCTTTAATACAATTTTCTTGAGTTAAAATTGCATGCCTCTTCACTTTCCACAATCCAAAATTGTTGTCTCTGAAAAACTCTCTGATTCACTATTCTTCCTAAAATTGTTACAAAAAATTACAGACGACTTACAAGAAAATAACTATTCAAATTTCTAAGAACAAACGCTATTTTCCACTAAAGTGTTTCTCAATCTCTCCAACTCTCAATATATGAATCATACAAGCTCAAGACCCATTTAGATGTCTCCAAAGGTTTTCCAAATTTCAAGAACACGCTCTTAGGAATATACCCTTGACTCTCTAAGATTACTACTAGAATTTACAAACTCTTCTTTCTATCTTCAGCTATAAAATTTTAAAGGTTGTGATAGCAGAGACGCAAAAGATATATATTTATAATTGCTGAAATCCATTAGATACCATAACATATCCAAAACATAACTCATAAACAAATAGATCCACAAACTGAAACAACGAAGCCAATATATTCAAACCAAACCCAAATTCCGACAAACCGACTTGTGCGACCGGACCCAGACCAATTCTTGCACCACCGTCACTAACCTCACTTTAGATTTTAAAGCATATTTCAACTCTATCTATTAATATGGTTTTTGACTCAACTAGATAAAGTCTTATGATATTAAGAATATTCTTAATTTACATAATGGAAACTATGAAGAGGTGGTTATAAAACTATAAAATAAGTAGTAGTGATCAAAAGAACCGATCATGAGCGTGGCCAATATAAATTATGTTTGATGTTATTGTCTCTAATAGAAGACAAGATTGAACTAAAAAATAAAACAGAACAAAATTGTTGCATATCATAATCCCGTTCACTTCATTATGCCCAAAATCATGATTCTTGGTTTCATCACCCGCATGCTCTCTTCTCAAACCTCACACTCACCTATAAATACTAACCACACCCCTCAACATCAAAACCACAACCATCTCTCTCACTCTCATTCTTACTCCCAAAATGGCATTCTCTGGTTTTGAAGGCTTTGAAAAAAGATTAGAACTTCATTTCTTTGACAATGATCCAAATCAAACCATTAGTCACAACCAACTTGGTTTAAGAAAACTCGAATTCGAATCCATTCAACAAATCCTACAAGCTGTTCAATGCACAGTCGTTTCAGCACTTGGCAACACTTACTTTGATTCCTATGTTTTATCAGAGTCAAGTCTCTTTGTATATCCAACAAAAATCATAATCAAAACTTGTGGAACCACACAGCTTCTCAAATCGATTATTCCATTAATCTACTTTGCAAATAATCGCTTAAACCTCACACTCTCCTCTCTCTCTTACACAAGAGGAAGCTTCATTTTCCCAAACTCACAACCTTTCCCTCACACTTCATTCAATGATGAACTCACTTTCTTACAAAACACTATCCCTTCAAATCTTTGCTTCAGAAAAGCTTCCATCATGCCTTCAAAATCTTCTTCTCATTCATGGCATGTTTTCACAGCAACCCAAAACCCTCATCATTATCAACATGATCAGGAGACATACACAATGGAGATTTGCATGACTGAGCTTGATCCTATTCTCGCCGGAAAATTCTTCCGGCAACCCAACGATGAAAAATCCGGCCATTCTGCCGGTAAAGAAATGACGGAGCTGACCGGAATAAACGAAATCAACAAAGAAGCATTCATTTGTGATTTTGCTTTTGATCCTTGTGGATATTCAATGAATGGCATGGATGGAGAATTGTATTCTACCATTCACGTAACTCCGGAAGATGGTTATAGCTATGCAAGCTTTGAATGTGTGGGGTCCATAAACAACAATGATGATAACATAGTTCATATGTTAAGGAAGGTTGTTCAGATTTTCCGACCAGGGACAATGTCGGTGTTGATAAGGACATGTAGTGATTATAACAATGAGGTTTGGAGAAAGGTTGCCGGTGCAGTGGAGCCTCTTGGGTTGAAATGTAGGAGTTGTGTTATGGACCAGTTTCCGGCGATAGGAGGAGTTGTGTTTCAAACATTTACACCACTTCGCCGGAAAAATGGTCTAAAGTAGTGATGGACAAAGATCTAGTTTATCTAATTTTGATAAAGATTTCTTGTATTCTATCTATTTATCGTTAAATCTAAATATATGCTAATATGATTTCAAAAATCTTAGTGTGTTAGATTGTATGATGGTATGAGTCTCCTAGAAAATTCTTGTCTA from Lathyrus oleraceus cultivar Zhongwan6 chromosome 1, CAAS_Psat_ZW6_1.0, whole genome shotgun sequence includes:
- the LOC127115860 gene encoding S-adenosylmethionine decarboxylase proenzyme 4, with the protein product MAFSGFEGFEKRLELHFFDNDPNQTISHNQLGLRKLEFESIQQILQAVQCTVVSALGNTYFDSYVLSESSLFVYPTKIIIKTCGTTQLLKSIIPLIYFANNRLNLTLSSLSYTRGSFIFPNSQPFPHTSFNDELTFLQNTIPSNLCFRKASIMPSKSSSHSWHVFTATQNPHHYQHDQETYTMEICMTELDPILAGKFFRQPNDEKSGHSAGKEMTELTGINEINKEAFICDFAFDPCGYSMNGMDGELYSTIHVTPEDGYSYASFECVGSINNNDDNIVHMLRKVVQIFRPGTMSVLIRTCSDYNNEVWRKVAGAVEPLGLKCRSCVMDQFPAIGGVVFQTFTPLRRKNGLK